The genomic interval TAGATGAATCCAATTCAATAATGAGCTCATAAGTGCATCCCAAGAAGAAGCAGTATAACGAAGAAAAACTTCCTTAATAGCAACGATCTCGACTAGATTTGAATCCACAATTCCCATAGATTTGGAGAAAAGAATCtttatgtttcttttattgtctTTCAAAACACCACTTATTTCGGCTTCACCCAAACAACCCCTTACAACTCTATCTACATTAAATTTCATGCATCCACTATAAGCTTAACCTAATCAATCTTCGGTTTGTCTTTTTTTAGCATCACTGTTACCTTAGTACATGAAGGTTCTTTCACAACATCCAAAAAGGAAGGATTTTCCAAAGGCGACTTGGTCTTCGCTGACTAGCCAATTCTTAActtaataacataaaaaaatcgATAAATGTCAACAAACTTACCTTTGAAGATATGCTCATTCCTAGATAGCTAAATTGTCCATATGATAGCAAAGATAGCCATGTGCCAAATAGGGtagcttttgatttttttttttataacattattccaagcaaggaaaagagCTTTCATGTTGCTAGGAAGCATCAATTTGAGATTCCAAGCCTCAATCCAACGATTCCCAATTCTTTACGAGTCATAACATCTTAGAAAAAGGTGGTCCATTGTCCCCATATCCTTATTACAGATTGCACATAAAGTAGAATTCCTATTGATGAGACCCTTCCTTACAAGTTCACCTTTGAAAGGCAAGGATGGCTATGCATAAAGCCACCAAAGCCCTTGTTTTAGGTCTCAATTTTTCATAGGtctcataattttataatagtataattaattatattaaaaatatataaaaattaagattattaataaaatgacatattCTCTCACTTCCCTAATTATATGCTTAATacatatcaattttttatcacttcCTAATTCCCACaatgctattaattctcaactatttttcttatcttcAATCAACTAACAgtaatatgtatttaatgatcTTCGATTGATagtaaagtttttttttttgcttaatttcaataaaaaatacctCATTTGATTATTTAGCTTTTGGCTTGTGAGATTATTGCCCCTGCTAACAACCAGTTTTCCTTTAAGAACTTGCCAATAGAGAACCTCCACTTGAGCAGAAGCAAGATTAGCCCATATCATTTTTCGCAAGTTTTGATCCGCACCCACATTACCAGcaatttgtttgaaaaaagATTTGGCGAAATAGAGACCATTTTCTCCATATAAATTTATCCTACATCTCCTTAACAGAATTAACTGACTTCCATTAGCtaagtcaaataaatcaattttttcgCCCATTTAGATCCTTCATTTTCATGTGTGTGTATatctaaaccctaaaccctataagatatttttatatattaattacatcgataaaaacaaataggtgaaatttgaaatcaacaaaaataaaaatactaataagattattttctatttgtcATTTGTTTAATGCAATATGATCCCTTAATTTATATGTGAGCATGGAAAAATTGTGAGTGAGATACATTCAAGATTTACCTTACAAAAATAGTAAAGATAACGTCAATTATTTCAGTTAAcccattttaaattttttagccaaatcaatccaactttACCAACTCACTTAACTGAATTAACCGAACTTTTGTCGACTAACTCAAACAAAGTCAACTTTATCCAATTTTTTCTCACCTTTAATTGTACCCATTTAGatccttttttgtttctgtgtgtgtgtgtatgacATAATGCTTGAAAAAGTTCCTGAACTAttcaagaaaataacaataaactCTTATTCTTCTATTACTTTCAATAAAGTTAGTATACtcttattttgaatcaaataaacttaANGATACATTCAAGATTTACCTTACAAAAATAGTAAAGATAACGTCAATTATTTCAGTTAAcccattttaaattttttagccaaatcaatccaactttACCAACTCACTTAACTGAATTAACCGAACTTTTGTCGACTAACTCAAACAAAGTCAACTTTATCCAATTTTTTCTCACCTTTAATTGTACCCATTTAGatccttttttgtttctgtgtgtgtgtgtatgacATAATGCTTGAAAAAGTTCTTGAACTAttcaagaaaataacaataaactcttattcttctattgtatttaattaagctcttaatacttttattttgagttaaaataaGCTCTTAAAACAAATAGTTGACAAATTTTCATTAGTGAAAATgtcacttgttattttatatttatgtagCACTAACATGACATTGATATGAAGAGTGAAAAATGCTATATGACCATATAATCAGGCcacattattatttattataatatatcagCATGTTACATTTGTACCACGTTGGCATAGAATGAAAGTGTATTTGGATTAAAATCAACCACTAGTGATAAAGGTTTATTtggatcaaaataaaattataaaaacttatttggcTCAAAATAACAGTATAAGGCTTTCATTGGatgcaataaaagaataatggtttatttgaattttcttaaatagtttaggggttttttaaaattttatgccAACGTATTTGATGAATGGGTGTTACTTGTCCAAATAGGAAAACACAAGAGGAATGAGATGACTATGAGTtagacattttttttttcttaattattatgGCAAAATTTAGATAAGATTCTTTAGATGTTGTTTTCACATTCTTTAAATAAGCACcctatttaataatattttggtaaaataaagtaaatgtAGGATTCATGTACATAATTTTGTTTAccttatttgttctttttagGGTCAATCTTTgtgaaatattaaattttaaaaatttacatgtaCATTAGAAAGATAGATTTTAAGGTGTCAAGTGGATAATGTAAAATCTGTTGCTCACCATTTATAATTTGTGGTTAATCACTTATCACCTAATATAGTTAACATGAAAAACTTTAATATATCCCCTAATTAGGAAGAAAAATTTAGTAAATATGGTAATCAAATATGGAAACGAAGGGCAGCATATGAAACGTGAGATTGAGTGGGAAATATTGTGACAGCATTTTATTCTATAAGTAGAGTACGTGTTTTCACCTTCTTTAAGTGGAACGCTCCAATCCATGATGATTACCTGATTGTGCATTAACCTTGAATAGGTGAATGTATATGATTGATTAGTAGAAGGAAcgtgacatatatatatagcacTGCTGTTTTCAAGCCTTCCTCACTCACAGAAATTAATGAATTGATCTTTCTTTCAAAGTGGGAAGATGTCAGCCCTGTCTGAGAGCGACCACTCCTTGATACATTCCCAGACAATGGAGTGGTTACTGTCGGACGACCCAATAGAGACTACCGAATCACATGATATCTCCGATTGGCTGATTTTAGTGCGCGGAGCTCGCGTTTCAAGCCCAATTAGAGAAGGTCTTAACGTCCACAGTGGCGAGCAACTTCGGCTCTTGACTAAGAATTTGAGACAAGTAATCAAGGTAaactttatttctttatctcttagtttttacttttaagtattttctctttcaaatcTATGTATGGAGTCATGCACGAAACAAAGGGATTGGCTTACTTTATAGATTTATCTGCGTtgatagtaaaaataatttgagtttgaattttactttcaaatgtaaaattttagtttgacagattgaataatttatcaattttgagtttttaatgaaaagagaagttaaatgaatgattttgCAACATACATGGCATTGTAAGACACACTGATGGTTTTACATgtacaatttttattttttgcaacAGCATGAGGTGAAAAtggtgaaggaaaaagaagaatatcaAATTCTCTACCCGACTCCAATATCATACCATGTGTCGCCGGAACATATTTCATTAAGCCAAAAGGTGATTATATCAATCATTATAATGTTTTCTTGCgtaaaatttgactttaacTTGATGCAGTTTTTATCCTTCTGATTCTATGAATAAAATTGCATTGAACAAAGCTTTCATATATGTAGCAATCGTGGGGATTGATATTTGATAGTTAATAGTTCTTGGTATATTTGGTGTTGCAGGTTGGCTCATCCgcacaacaagaaaagaaggaaaaacgAGCCAAGGCAACGTTGGTGGGAAGAAACAACACGTCTTTCAAGCTTCCCGATGAATGCATTGCTCATGCCATGAAATTTGAGGAGGTAATTACTTCTTCAATTCCCTGAAAACTTTAGTTCAATATTAATATACAACAAGAATTTTCTAGTATAATTGTATTCAATATTATAGGAGAAACTCCAAAAGTTAAAAGATCAGAAGGACAAAGTGTGTCAATATTCTCTTTTTGAGAGATTGGAGGGCTGGCGCATTGATCGAAAGAAGAGGCCCTACGGGGTGAACTTTGACATGGTAATTTAGTTTAATACAACATATATACCATTTCTTAATAATTAAACTGCAGCAGTTTCAATTCTCAAAGTTCCATTCTAGTTGCTTGTTGTTTTGACTTTATAATGATGATGGCTTTTGTGCAGTACTTTGAACATGAGAAGTCCAAAGCAAAATTTAGATCAGTTACTGAAGTTATCAAGTTTATATTGCATGGGGCTTATCCGAAGAATAAGCAAAATTCAAAGCAAGGCAAATTAGAAGAAAGATCCGGTGGTAAGTTTGAGTGTTTAGAAAGAGTTAATTTGAtggaaatttaattattttttttctagtaaTTGTACACTGCAACTGCAATCTTTTTAGGTGCCACCACCAGGATATGAAGAACTGATCATGTGTTGATATTTCATTGCAAATCCCTAATGAAGTTTTGAGTCCATGGCAAGGaggaaattttaaaagttttagatTCTATGTCATGTATGTTTTGAAATGCTTCACATGTATATAAATGaagtgatttttatttttacatgcaATCTCGTAAGAGTACTCTATTCAACAAGTATCTAGAGAAACAATATAACCAAACTTTTCGACTTTATATTTGAGGAGCTTTACCTCATTAATCACCCCATTTTCTAACTCAATCCATGCGTATGGAAGCTTGCAGTCTATTAGCTTCTTGAAAGGATTAgaacaaaacaagaaaaaacaaaggaaatgaaatgaaaaacccATGACACCGACAATGGTGTCCATGATGTCAAACAGCAATATGGGAAGCTTCCTGTTGTTGGTTTTGTTGTTTAAGGAAGCGGCCATGCTGTTGGGATTCAAGGCCATCCTGTTTCTGGGGTGTTTAGGAAGTAGTTTTGGAGTGAAGCAGACTGTTGGTGCTCTCATCAATGGAGCcattcaaaatctttttaacATAAACGTGGGGAAGAATGCCAATCTTTTGGATTTTCTGTTTCAATTACCATCCAAGCAGCCTACCAGGAAATATGGCTCAATGATTTGTAGCACACTCTGGGTTTGCTTGGGGCTTCGGGCTTTGCACTTGTTGGATCCATGTGGGTATTTCTGAAGAAATGCCTTGTCCCAAtctgtttatatattttatcatgTGAGAACACCAATAtcagataaatttttttttttcatttgcaaAATTCTACTTAAATCATTTTGTGTAGTACTTGATCGTAATTCGaagattttttcttaaattatcttttgatgGAACtggtttcttgtttttttaaaaaataaaattaagagcATATATTGAATAATATCAATATGGAGtattgataaaatttgaatctaaaaatcatttatatcTAGATAAGTGACTTTATCAACTGAATCTGCTGTTactgaaatttattttaaaaaataaaaaaataaatcatttacAATAATTCTCAAATTAATTAGtttctcattcttttcaacttacAGGTATGTAAGAATGGACTCACAAGTACCAAGGATCTTTTGATTGCAATCTTTGCTGAACATAgcaattagtttatatcagtCCAAGCACTTgaattcaaatattttctcacttacAATATtagacttttttctttttcaatcttCTTCTCATAATGTGGCTTCCAAAATCCACAAATTTGTTGTTTTGCCGTAAGCTTGTTTGTTTTATATTGAAAAGATTGTAAGATGGGTACAAAGACCAGAATCAATTGAAAGTTAGTTAAAATCCATTGATTACATCGTCAACATGCATAGAACCATCCAAAATCACCAAAGATTCCACAGCCCTATATCCACAAAAGCTATAATCTTTCAAACCGACTCTATAAATACTGCACTTTTAGTTTCAAATCTACACGAATCAAAAGTCTCCTTTGCTAACTAAATCAATCAATTCTCACTCttcatttcatcatttctactACTGTCAGTAATCATGGGTGTTTTCACTTATGAATCTGAGGTTGTTGCCGCAATCCCACCAGCCAAGATGTTTAAGGCTTGTATCCTTGATGGTGACAAGCTCATCCCAAAGATTGTTCCTCAGGCTTTTAAGAATGTTGAGTACATTGAAGGCAATGGTGAGCCTGGAAGCATCAAGAAGGTTACTTTTGGAGAAGGTTAGTGATTTATCTCAACATTGGAAACCaggattttcaaaatataagattTCAAGTTCTAAACCGCTGAAGTATccttttagaaattaaatacTTTGAATCATTACTAAGGATATccttttatttgtgaaaaaaaaaatggttatTGTCCAAAGAAGTAATAACTATAGTCTTTATTTCCCTTAATGTCTGCACCTGCAGGAAGCCAATTCAATTACATGATAGAGAAGGTAGAGGCACTGGACAAAGATAATTTTGTGTACAGCTACAGTGTGATCGAAGGTGATGCTTTGATGAAAACACTTGAGAAAATCACTTACGAGACCAAATTGGAGCCATCTCCAGCTGGGGGATCCATATGCAAAACCACTAGTAAATATTACACCATCGGTGACTTTGAGATTAAGGAAGAGGGTATCAAGGCCGGCAAAGAAAAGGCCCTGGGAATATTCAAGGCCGTTGAAGCCTACCTCCTGGCAAATCCTGACGCCTATTGAAAACCCCAACATTAATACTTCAATGGTCATAATTACATTATGGAAGtgaattttctttgttttgccTTTTAGCTTTGCAATAATTGGCCACAGCGTCATGACCACCGAGAAGCTTGTATTAAATGAAGgagcataaaaaatatattttgcttGAAATTGTCGTGTAATCAAGTGATATCCACTGCAAATGAGTGGttaaattatctattttttccCCTCAATCAGTACTGATATTTTATTAGAAATAATGACGGAACAAAGAGCCATTATTGCTTACAACCAATACATACACCTGAGTAAGAGCAATAAGTACATCAAATGCAATAGAAATCACGCCTGAAAGAAATAACAACTAAATCACCTACATTTGGATAAATAGCATATCGCCAAAGCCTGCCAACAATATCTCAAAAGTCACTTGAGGAACTCACCACCATGCATAGAACATTTCCTCCTCATCCATCCCAAATTTCATTACAACAGCCATGGTAGTAACCTCCCTAAAAGAGGTATGGATAAATCGAATACAGCCAATATTTGCGCAAAGTCGATTGATGGCATTAAACGTTCTCCACGCATTCCATGGTCTTTGGACTCCTTCTAGCACCCAAGAAATAACAACCTTGGAATCTATTTCCACTATGAGCTTATACGAACCCACCGAAGATGTAAAAGCGAAGAGCTTCAAAGCGTTATAAATTGCCATTAATTCAACAACATTTGAATCTTGAATGCCCAAAGGGTCATAGAAAACACCCTTCACGTGACCTTGAGAGTCATGAAGACCCCTTGCGCAACTAGCTGGACTCGATTTTCCATGGGTTGAACTGTCTAGATTAAATTTCAGCTCTATATATCGGGAGGGGACCAATATAAACCACAACATGCTTCTGATTGCTATTAAGGTACTCAGTTTTTTTATGGTTCAACCCACCATCTATTCTCCTTGAAAGCTTCATTCGCTCCACTAGCCTTAATCCAAAACATCAATCACATTTTGATAAAGAACATCACTTCTTCCCTATCCcgtttctttttgttaaaaaccGAGTCATTGTGAGCTAACCATAACGACCAAAAGGTTGCTCCACAAACCATCATCCATCTACACTTGCTAATCTCTTTCCGCCAACTACCTTCCCATGTCATAATGAGCATTTCCACTGACTAAGGGCATACCCAAGAGAGGTTCCACCATTTCAAAACCCATCCCCAAACCATCAGCCAAAATAACAGGACATTAGCACATGATCGCTATTCTCCTCTTGGATGCCACACCACACACATAACAAGTTATTATCATGAAATTGCAGGCCCTATGATTTAAAAGGTATTTCGTAGGGGTACATCGAAGGATAGCTAGCCATAGAAAATCTTGTACCTTCATGGGAATAGTAAGTTGCCATATTGACTTAAACCAAACTCCTTGGTCCTCTTCTGTTGCCATTAACTCCAACATTCCCCGAACATCCCTTGGTTGAGAATATCCCTTTTGGGTCATAAGACCAAATCAATTTATCCACCTTGTTGTCCATAAGTGTAATTCCTTGAAGCAAATGAATTAACTCTTATAATAAATGTGCTTCCCATTGAAAGAGTCAACGTCCGAATGAGATGTCCCATTCACCTTTGCAGCATAGCTTACAAACTTTACTTTTATTCTCAAGTACTATCGAAGAGAGTTTCGAGAAAGCAATGTTCAATGGTTTATTTGTGAGCCAATTATCGAGCCAAAAGAAAACACATCTACCATTACTAATAATTTATATGCAGCCTAGTTACCAACAAGTTTCTCCCACCCTTCTATCACAGGAAGTTTTACAATATGTCTTCATACAGTTGATATCATCACTaaattggaaaatgatgtaACCCACTGAAATTTATCCACACCATATTTCTCCACTAATAACCTCCTCCACAAAGCATTCTTTTCATGGCCATACCTCCACCACCACATGCTCAACAAAgccaagtattttataagaaagGTTAGCAATTCCTAACCCACCTTTAGCTTTAGGTTTGCAAACAACTTGCCATCTAACCTTAACAATATTTCTCTTATCTGATGAATTACcccataaaaaaatctttcctCAGTTGGTCAAATTGTTAGATAACCACTTTTGGGGCAAGGAATATGGATAAGTGATAAACTATGAGGGAATTTAGCACTGAATTTATAAGTTCAATTTTACTTGTGTTGGCATAAAGCGGGTCGACTCTTAAATTTACTGATTATCAGTTCCCATGTTCTCATGCTGCTTAGATTAGCATCCAAAGGGATACTTAATTAAGAGAATGACAAAAACCCAACACCACACCCAAGGATGTTGGCCATTTCTTGGCAAACATTAGTTGGAACTCCCACTTGATAAATTAATGATTTAGCAAAACTAATATAAAGACCGAAGGATAACTAAAAGCACTGAAAAAGACAATGAATATTCACAACCCCTTAAGTGTCTCCCTTAAGAAAGAGAATAGTGCCATTAGCAAATTGTAAGTGTGATAGTCTCATACCTGACATCGTAACAAGAATACCTCTAAGAAGATTAAGCCCCTATACCTGGGTCAACAGCAAATGGAGAACCTCAACCACCAAAATGTATAAAAAAGGGGATAGTTGATCACCTTGGCACAAGCCATCCTTATAGAAGATTCTTGTGTATCAAAATCGTTACTATTCACCAATACAATGAGCCTGAAATCCTTAAAAAAGGAAGGGTTAGAGAGTTTCGATATTAAAGGTGATGAAAGTTGAATTGAGGTATTTTTCTAGTTTATAACACCTCATAAATGTTGGTGTATTTTCAGAAAAAAAGTTATGTCTCTTCTTATGTAAAGTTTTAAATGAAAGTTATGTTTTTTCATATGAAAAGTTGTGATTATTGGAAAGTCACATCAATTGAGAGGTTATGTCACATAATGTAGCATAATGTGATTATTGGATTGTAAGTAGttttttatgtgaaaagtTATATCTCTTGGTAAAGTGACATTTGAAAAATCACATCTAAATTCAAAGGTTATGGAAAAGCACCACCACTTAAAAGTTTAAGtatgaaaaattatcttttcatatTGTAGCTCAAAGGTTATCTCTTATGATATAAACAGTTATATTTTCATAAGGTAATTATTAGAGTAATATCTTTATCCAAAAGTTGTACTTTGCAAATTCGAAAGTTTCTTTAAGGCATTGATGTGCCTTAGTGAAAAGTTGTgtctttaaagaaaagaaacttaCAAGTCTGTGTAAAGGACTTGCTACCAACCATTTTGGAAACCAAACAAACAAGACAAGACCAGAAAATAAAGAGTAAGAGAGGTGttatattcttaaaaaaataaacataaacactTTATGTTCCCTTCATCTACTAAAagagtctaaattttttataacataaaatagGCTCTAAAGCTAAACAACTTTACAACCCCCGAGTGTGTCTAGAAATCTACTCTCATAAAGTATAAGACAAAGTTAAACATTGGCTTCATTGTATCCCTCAAGCTATTCCCATAATTCCCCTAATTAAAAGCATCGAAAAAGGTGATGAATATTTACCCATTCCATATAGAGTGGTAAGAgcaaaataagtcttaaagataGCATCAATTCAAGGCATGCATTGAAGTCAATTTTACCAATTCCTTTTGAATTCCAACTAAACCCCTTTTACACCAACAATAAATTCAACAACAAACTTATTAGATATGTGTTAGCTTAATAATAATGAGGAAAATATCCAAGAGATGGGTGAATtggattttcaaaaattctttCTAACAAATCAAACTTTGAAGCTTAATGGCAAGcttttcaaatttgttttttcttcaaaacaaACCAAAAGAAGTGAACaaacaagttgaaaacaaattttaaaactctTCAAAACAAAGTATGCAAACATATCAAAAAAGATTTAAGGAGTGAGTAAAAGAAtaagttcaaaaacaaatatttaaatccTTTGAAGATTGAGTTGAAAAACATTCAAATCTCTTCAGTATAAAGTGAAAACATACAAGTATAAATGTGAAAGTGAGTGAGTTGtgagtttcaaaaatttcttcaaagtaaaaaatataagttgGAGAAGAAGGGAAATTCTCTAAACTCTTCAAAGCAAAGTGAACAAATATATCAAAgtgaacaaaaaatgaaatgaagatTGAGTTAGAGTAAAAgcaactttaaaaacaaatattcaaatcttttcgcagaaaaataaattacatgTGCGAGTCAGTGAAgagtaaagagaaaaaggcaCAAGTTCAAGAgtaagaagaagagaaaagacaCAAACGATTTATAGAGGTTCGGTCCTCTCCATAAACACCTACATCCTTTCCTTGGACTAACTAAGGAACTTAAAATTCACtataaaaactactttttaaatgatcaagcataacctttCCAAACCATTACTTTTCATGAATTaagcataacctttacaaACCACTACTTTTCATAGATAAAGCATAACCTCTACCTTTTAAAGATCAAGCATAACTATTGTCTTTTCAAggatcaagcataacctttTCAACACTACCTTTTAGGGTTTAGGCAtaacctctctctctctcacaagGTTGAAGCAAATATATCGCTAAAAGGTGAATTTTGCTGAATAAGTATATGGAGGAAGAGTATAAAAATGATTACAAAAGATAAGAGTGAAAGCACAAGGAGTTGAAGCTCAAGTATAGCTTACAAGCTTTTCGAAAGAATATGAGTAGCTTGCTCTAACCtagtttttctctctttttgatcttcttcttcatttcatTTGATCCTTAatcaaatgatttttttcttagCTCTTCTTTAACCCAAAATGTGTTGAAAAAGTCAAAACTAGCagtttttcttgtcttttttgTGTCTAACGACTTTTTTTGGAGTTTGAGAATAGATTCTTCATTCTTCATATATTAATTCTTCTTTGGTCTaaagcttttttctttttgagaattaatttttcattcttgAGATATCGGTTCCTCTTCTTCTGAGAATCAATTCTTCATTCTTTAGATATCGATTTTTTGTGCTTATTTTTCTACCCAGACTTGCGAAAATCGACTGCGTGACTATTGGGAATCGATTCTTGAGCTTTCAAAAGCTTGTTTAAGTATTCCATCTTGCAAGAATCTATGTTTCCTTTTCAGCAGTTGATTCCTCTTGCTTAAACTTGAGATTTAAAGTGTataaaagatttttcttttcacaaaACAACTTTAAATACAAGTTTAAATGTCAATTAAGTAAGGAAACGTAAAAACGTATCAAAAGTATTCAAGGATCACTCAAGCTATTCAAGGATCACTTAgagaagaaattttgataatttttgtcATGTTAAAActctaatcattttcaaactaTTAAAGCTAACAAAAATCCAATATTTTCTCTCCCACAATTGCTTATGACTTAGTAAAGAAGTTGAAATTATAACCATTTGGCCTGAGGCTTTGGAACCATCACACTTTCATATTGTACATTTTAACTTAGTCATCCAAATAAGCAACTCCAATCTTTTAGCATCCACCTTGCTTAACCTCTTGAAGGGAGGCCTCTAAAAGGTTGGTCTTTGCCATTGTTCCCTATGGAACAAGCTTTGGAAATGTTCCACTATTGCTTCCCTAATAACCTTCAAGTTCAAAATCCATACACTATTGCGTACAATGCCCCaaataaaattcttccttGCTTTAGCTGTTACTttacattgaaaaaattttggtaTTTCTATCACCCTTGTTAATCTAACAAaagtgctttttttttctccatatAGATTCAATTTctacaagaaaatttttg from Theobroma cacao cultivar B97-61/B2 chromosome 5, Criollo_cocoa_genome_V2, whole genome shotgun sequence carries:
- the LOC18599442 gene encoding uncharacterized protein LOC18599442 — its product is MEWLLSDDPIETTESHDISDWLILVRGARVSSPIREGLNVHSGEQLRLLTKNLRQVIKHEVKMVKEKEEYQILYPTPISYHVSPEHISLSQKVGSSAQQEKKEKRAKATLVGRNNTSFKLPDECIAHAMKFEEEKLQKLKDQKDKVCQYSLFERLEGWRIDRKKRPYGVNFDMYFEHEKSKAKFRSVTEVIKFILHGAYPKNKQNSKQGKLEERSGGSSFGVKQTVGALINGAIQNLFNINVGKNANLLDFLFQLPSKQPTRKYGSMICSTLWVCLGLRALHLLDPCGYF
- the LOC18599447 gene encoding major allergen Pru av 1, whose product is MGVFTYESEVVAAIPPAKMFKACILDGDKLIPKIVPQAFKNVEYIEGNGEPGSIKKVTFGEGSQFNYMIEKVEALDKDNFVYSYSVIEGDALMKTLEKITYETKLEPSPAGGSICKTTSKYYTIGDFEIKEEGIKAGKEKALGIFKAVEAYLLANPDAY